From the genome of Papaver somniferum cultivar HN1 chromosome 2, ASM357369v1, whole genome shotgun sequence, one region includes:
- the LOC113352860 gene encoding uncharacterized protein LOC113352860, translating into MCSRNIWIARNDIDFSQGTFSVSQILKKADCDFVLCLENFSGNYDIQDSIVQTWSPPDYPFIKINVDATFIPNKGAAGAVAQDENGRFLGCASTTFDCTSSLLEETIACRLGVEFGLNNNFSRIIIEGDATNVTAAVQGDMWDIP; encoded by the coding sequence ATGTGTTCTAGGAACATCTGGATAGCACGTAATGATATAGATTTCTCTCAAGGGACTTTCTCAGTTTCTCAAATTTTGAAGAAAGCAGATTGTGATTTTGTTTTGTGTCTGGAGAACTTTTCAGGAAATTACGACATTCAAGATTCTATCGTGCAAACATGGTCTCCTCCTGATTATCCTTTCATTAAAATAAACGTTGATGCAACATTTATTCCCAATAAGGGTGCAGCAGGAGCAGTGGCGCAAGATGAAAATGGCAGATTTCTGGGTTGTGCCTCCACCACTTTTGATTGTACTTCCTCTTTGTTAGAAGAAACTATTGCCTGCAGATTAGGTGTGGAGTTTGGTTTGAATAACAACTTCTCAAGAATCATTATTGAAGGAGATGCGACCAACGTGactgctgctgttcaaggagaTATGTGGGACATCCCTTAG